A region from the Excalfactoria chinensis isolate bCotChi1 chromosome 24, bCotChi1.hap2, whole genome shotgun sequence genome encodes:
- the LOC140262512 gene encoding feather keratin Cos1-1/Cos1-3/Cos2-1-like, producing the protein MKTERDKKGAHAYLVPKKKEVRCQPQDMSCCNPCVPCQPCGPTPLASSCNEPCVRQCQNSTIVIEPSPVVVTLPGPILSSFPQNTAVGSSTSAAVGSILSCQGVPITSGGFDLSCISNRYCGRRCNPC; encoded by the exons atgaagacagaaagagacaAGAAGGGGGCTCACGCTTACCTGGTTCCCAAGAAGAAAGAG GTGCGTTGCCAACCCCAAGACATGTCCTGCTGCAACCCGTGTGTGCCATGCCAGCCCTGCGGCCCCACccctctggccagcagctgcaatgagccctgtgtcaggcaaTGCCAGAACTCCACCATTGTCATTGAGCCCTCTCccgtggtggtgaccctgcccggacccatcctcagctccttcccgcagAACACCGCCGTCGGATCCTCCACCTccgctgctgttggcagcatcctcagctgccaGGGAGTGCCCATCACCTCGGGGGGCTTTGacctctcctgcatttccaacCGCTACTGTGGCAGAAGGTGCAACCCCTGCTAA
- the LOC140262511 gene encoding feather keratin Cos1-1/Cos1-3/Cos2-1-like, producing the protein MKTERDKKGAHAYLVPKKKEVRCQPQDMSCCNPCVPCQPCGPTPLASSCNEPCVRQCQNSTIVIEPSPVVVTLPGPILSSFPQNTAVGSSTSAAVGSILSCQGVPITSGGFDLSCISNRYCGRRCNPC; encoded by the exons atgaagacagaaagagacaAGAAGGGGGCTCACGCTTACCTGGTTCCCAAGAAGAAAGAG GTGCGTTGCCAACCCCAAGACATGTCCTGCTGCAACCCGTGTGTGCCATGCCAGCCCTGCGGCCCCACccctctggccagcagctgcaatgagccctgtgtcaggcaaTGCCAGAACTCCACCATTGTCATTGAGCCCTCTCccgtggtggtgaccctgcccggacccatcctcagctccttcccgcagAACACCGCCGTCGGATCCTCCACCTccgctgctgttggcagcatcctcagctgccaGGGAGTGCCCATCACCTCGGGTGGCTTTGacctctcctgcatttccaacCGCTACTGTGGCAGAAGGTGCAACCCCTGCTAA